In Williamwhitmania taraxaci, the following are encoded in one genomic region:
- the trmB gene encoding tRNA (guanosine(46)-N7)-methyltransferase TrmB has translation MGKNKLSKFKENLTFKNLVQPVFDDVFRNDHELKGKWHTNMFGNSNPIVLELGCGKGEYTVGLSRHFKDKNFLGIDIKGARLWRGVKTTTEENLSNAAFLRTRIEVIKSFFSCEEVSEIWITFPDPQLKTGRIKKRLTSSEFLNNYRNFLKAGGIVHLKTDNVNLHRYTKALAQENGLEILLATEDLYGTVSDDPILGIRTYYELMFLEKGMTITYLRFKIDGTKPIEEPIHFEEQLL, from the coding sequence GTGGGTAAGAATAAGCTTAGCAAGTTTAAGGAGAATCTGACATTCAAAAATTTAGTACAACCTGTTTTTGATGACGTGTTCAGGAATGATCATGAGCTAAAAGGGAAATGGCACACCAACATGTTTGGGAATAGCAATCCCATTGTGCTCGAACTGGGTTGTGGTAAGGGTGAGTATACAGTAGGTCTTTCGCGCCACTTTAAGGATAAGAACTTTTTGGGAATTGACATTAAAGGTGCTCGGTTATGGCGTGGTGTCAAGACTACCACAGAGGAGAACCTATCTAATGCTGCGTTTCTACGCACCAGAATAGAGGTAATTAAGTCATTCTTTTCATGTGAAGAAGTTTCGGAAATTTGGATCACCTTCCCCGATCCACAGTTAAAAACAGGAAGAATTAAAAAACGGCTAACTTCCAGTGAGTTTCTCAACAATTACCGCAACTTCCTAAAGGCGGGGGGAATTGTTCATCTCAAGACCGACAACGTAAATTTACATAGGTATACTAAAGCTTTGGCCCAGGAGAATGGGCTTGAAATATTACTTGCAACCGAAGACCTCTACGGAACGGTGAGTGACGATCCTATCCTTGGAATTAGAACATACTATGAATTAATGTTCTTAGAGAAGGGGATGACAATAACCTACTTAAGGTTTAAAATTGATGGAACCAAACCCATTGAAGAGCCAATCCATTTCGAAGAGCAACTTCTTTGA
- the radA gene encoding DNA repair protein RadA — MAKNKTAYVCQNCGVDSPKWIGRCPSCGEWNTYVEEPVLQKDSRTILPSLSAPAKPILVSEIAPQAHRRIQLQSGEFNRILGGGLVPGSVILLGGEPGIGKSTLTLQIALDTQLKVLYVSGEESAEQIKLRADRLAGKNPNCYILSETLLENILKHAQSMNPELIIIDSIQTLYTERVESSPGSVSQIRESAAQLLKYAKETGTPIFIIGHITKDGTLAGPKVLEHIVDVVLQFEGDNNFVYRIIRAHKNRFGSTAELGIFEMMGTGLREVENPSEILISHRNESLSGVAIAATIDGIRPFLIEIQALVSTAAYGTPQRSTTGFDIRRLNMLLAVLEKRVGFKLATKDVFLNIAGGIKVIDPAIDLAVIAAVLSSSLDIPLPDDCCFSGEVGLSGEIRPVNRLDQRINEAAKLGFKRVFVSGNVKNMPPIESSTKIISVNRVEHLVKYLFTKQSVE; from the coding sequence ATGGCCAAGAACAAAACTGCATATGTATGCCAAAACTGCGGGGTAGATTCGCCTAAATGGATAGGCCGCTGCCCCTCCTGCGGAGAGTGGAACACCTACGTTGAAGAACCTGTTCTTCAAAAAGATAGTAGAACAATATTGCCATCTCTGTCGGCGCCGGCAAAACCAATACTCGTAAGCGAAATTGCCCCTCAAGCTCACCGTAGAATACAGCTTCAATCGGGAGAGTTCAATAGAATACTGGGAGGCGGCTTGGTTCCAGGCTCCGTAATCCTACTCGGAGGCGAACCTGGGATTGGCAAATCAACCTTGACCCTTCAAATAGCCCTCGATACACAGCTGAAAGTGCTTTACGTATCGGGCGAAGAGAGCGCCGAACAGATAAAGTTACGCGCTGATAGGCTAGCAGGGAAAAACCCCAACTGCTACATATTAAGCGAGACCTTGCTTGAAAATATTCTCAAGCATGCCCAATCGATGAACCCAGAGTTGATTATTATCGACTCAATCCAGACACTATACACCGAAAGGGTGGAGTCCTCACCCGGAAGTGTTTCACAGATCAGGGAATCGGCAGCTCAACTTCTAAAATACGCCAAGGAAACGGGAACCCCAATTTTTATCATTGGGCACATTACCAAAGACGGAACCCTTGCTGGACCAAAAGTCCTCGAGCATATTGTTGATGTAGTCCTCCAGTTCGAAGGCGATAATAACTTCGTTTACCGAATCATTCGAGCCCACAAAAACCGATTTGGATCTACAGCCGAACTGGGCATCTTTGAGATGATGGGAACTGGCCTACGAGAGGTGGAGAATCCCTCCGAAATACTCATCTCGCATCGGAATGAATCCCTCAGCGGAGTAGCCATCGCTGCAACGATTGATGGGATACGACCGTTCCTTATCGAAATTCAGGCACTGGTAAGCACTGCTGCCTATGGCACGCCCCAGCGATCAACTACCGGATTTGATATTCGCCGCCTCAACATGCTGCTTGCCGTGCTCGAAAAACGAGTTGGCTTTAAGCTTGCAACAAAAGATGTTTTTTTGAATATTGCCGGAGGAATTAAGGTTATCGATCCCGCCATCGATCTTGCGGTAATTGCAGCAGTGCTCTCCTCTAGTCTTGATATTCCACTTCCCGATGACTGCTGCTTTTCGGGAGAAGTAGGCCTTTCAGGAGAAATTCGCCCCGTGAATCGACTCGATCAACGAATCAACGAAGCGGCCAAATTGGGCTTTAAGCGCGTATTCGTTTCAGGAAATGTGAAAAACATGCCTCCAATAGAATCATCCACCAAAATTATTAGCGTAAACCGTGTGGAACATCTTGTTAAATACCTTTTTACAAAACAATCCGTAGAGTAA
- the panD gene encoding aspartate 1-decarboxylase, translating into MRIEVLKSKLHMVTVTEANLHYIGSVTIDEDLMMAANLIENEKVQIVNINNGERLETYVIKGERGSGQICLNGPAARKCVEGDVVIIISYASMDFEEAKYFKPTVIFPDTQTNKLI; encoded by the coding sequence ATGAGAATTGAAGTTTTGAAATCAAAATTGCACATGGTTACCGTAACGGAAGCTAACTTGCACTATATCGGGAGTGTAACCATTGATGAGGATTTGATGATGGCCGCTAACCTTATCGAAAACGAAAAGGTTCAGATTGTTAATATCAACAACGGTGAGCGGCTGGAGACATACGTGATTAAAGGAGAACGAGGATCGGGGCAGATTTGCCTTAACGGTCCTGCGGCAAGAAAGTGCGTTGAGGGCGACGTGGTGATAATCATTTCATATGCATCCATGGATTTTGAGGAGGCTAAGTATTTCAAGCCAACGGTAATCTTTCCAGATACTCAAACCAATAAATTAATCTAG
- a CDS encoding Mrp/NBP35 family ATP-binding protein, protein MKFDENNVNSILSKVIHPEFGKDVITLGMIESLKVEESKISFSLVFKKVKDPFAGGIKKQCETVLKEAFGAVITVSILELVRAQEPKTKPEKDATGIQNIKNIIAIASGKGGVGKSTIASNLAVTLARMGYKVGLLDADVYGPSMPKMFNLEGSKPSMSMVDGHELINPVESHGVKVLSVGFFVDPNEATIWRGPMATSALRQLLLQGNWGELDFLMLDLPPGTGDIHLTIVQESAVTGAVIVSTPQDVALADAVKGISMFTTKGINVPILGLVENMAWFTPEELPNNKYYIFGKDGCKNLAAKMNIPLLGQIPLVQGIREGGDSGSPIATQSTLSAEAFYLLAQRFLEQVELRNKNMEPTRRVEIKTQ, encoded by the coding sequence ATGAAATTTGATGAAAATAACGTAAATTCCATTTTGTCTAAGGTGATACATCCTGAATTTGGGAAGGATGTTATAACGCTTGGCATGATTGAATCTCTCAAGGTTGAGGAGAGTAAAATATCCTTTAGCCTTGTTTTCAAGAAAGTGAAAGATCCCTTTGCCGGTGGTATTAAGAAGCAGTGTGAAACGGTTCTTAAGGAAGCATTCGGCGCGGTTATAACAGTGAGCATTCTTGAGCTGGTAAGAGCACAGGAACCGAAGACAAAACCAGAGAAAGATGCAACTGGAATACAAAACATTAAAAATATTATTGCCATTGCCTCCGGAAAAGGTGGTGTTGGGAAGTCAACAATAGCATCCAATTTGGCAGTAACCCTTGCTCGCATGGGGTATAAGGTTGGATTGCTCGATGCCGATGTGTATGGACCTTCTATGCCGAAAATGTTTAACCTAGAAGGCTCAAAACCAAGCATGAGCATGGTTGATGGGCATGAGTTAATCAATCCGGTCGAAAGCCATGGCGTTAAAGTCTTGTCGGTGGGTTTCTTTGTCGATCCCAACGAAGCAACAATTTGGCGCGGACCAATGGCAACAAGTGCTCTTAGGCAGCTTCTGCTTCAGGGTAACTGGGGCGAATTAGATTTTTTAATGCTCGATCTTCCTCCTGGAACCGGAGATATTCACCTTACCATCGTTCAAGAATCTGCTGTTACGGGAGCCGTAATTGTGAGCACGCCACAGGATGTTGCTTTGGCCGATGCGGTTAAGGGAATTAGTATGTTTACTACAAAAGGGATCAATGTTCCTATCTTGGGATTGGTTGAGAATATGGCCTGGTTTACCCCCGAAGAATTGCCCAACAACAAGTATTATATATTTGGCAAGGATGGCTGCAAGAACCTAGCTGCGAAAATGAATATTCCTTTACTTGGTCAAATACCGTTGGTGCAAGGAATACGTGAGGGTGGTGACTCTGGATCGCCAATTGCCACGCAAAGCACGCTATCAGCGGAGGCTTTTTATTTGCTTGCTCAGCGTTTTCTCGAACAGGTAGAACTTCGAAATAAGAACATGGAACCCACCAGAAGGGTAGAAATAAAAACGCAATAA
- the panC gene encoding pantoate--beta-alanine ligase: MRVFEKVVDLQSYLNELVKADKKIGFVPSMGALHEGHVSLVTRCVAENDVCVVSIFVNPAQFNDPNDLKNYPRNLEEDLNLLRSVGCDVVFAPTEKEVYPTADTTSFDLGFLDTIMEGKHRPGHFQGVAKVVHRLFEIVKPHTAYFGEKDFQQIAVIRRMVNLTGQSVNIVSCPIIRESDGLALSSRNLLLTPEHRKSAPLIAKTLSEAKRKKGEVGVIELKKWVVEQINSNPLLEVEYFEIVNFKTLEPITTWHLGDDTIGCITVKAGNIRLIDNIKFDSK; encoded by the coding sequence ATGAGGGTTTTTGAGAAAGTTGTTGACTTACAGAGCTACCTGAATGAACTTGTCAAGGCTGACAAAAAAATAGGCTTTGTTCCCTCCATGGGTGCACTGCACGAGGGGCATGTGTCTCTTGTGACTCGGTGTGTCGCCGAAAACGATGTTTGCGTTGTAAGCATCTTTGTTAATCCAGCCCAGTTCAACGATCCCAATGATCTGAAGAATTATCCCCGAAATCTGGAGGAGGACCTTAACCTTCTTCGGTCAGTTGGTTGTGACGTGGTTTTTGCACCAACCGAAAAGGAAGTATATCCTACAGCCGATACCACTTCCTTTGACCTAGGTTTTTTAGATACTATAATGGAGGGAAAGCATCGCCCCGGCCACTTCCAAGGTGTAGCCAAGGTAGTTCACCGGCTATTCGAAATTGTTAAACCACACACCGCCTACTTTGGAGAAAAGGATTTTCAGCAGATTGCTGTAATCCGGCGAATGGTAAATCTCACGGGGCAGTCCGTGAACATTGTTTCCTGTCCAATTATTAGAGAATCAGATGGATTAGCCTTAAGTTCACGCAACCTACTGCTAACGCCTGAGCATCGAAAAAGTGCCCCGCTGATTGCAAAAACTCTTTCTGAAGCCAAGCGTAAAAAGGGTGAGGTGGGCGTAATCGAGTTAAAAAAATGGGTGGTAGAGCAAATTAATTCAAATCCACTGTTAGAGGTAGAATACTTCGAAATAGTAAATTTTAAAACACTCGAACCCATTACGACATGGCACCTAGGCGATGATACGATAGGATGTATCACCGTAAAAGCTGGAAATATTAGGCTAATTGACAATATTAAGTTTGACTCAAAATAA
- a CDS encoding PSP1 domain-containing protein — protein sequence MTKPYSSDCCRGCGYTENEIGELVSTQKEGCHKLAIHDWLKDLPETGKEFDVVEVRFKNTRKAFYRNANELNLEQGDIVAVEASPGHDIGIVSLTGELVRFQALKFGADMSAPDLKKVYRKAKVLDMQKWEEAVGLEHITMIRSRQIANRLKLNMKIGDVEYQGDRTKAIFYYIADERVDFRELIKLLAEEFKVRIEMRQIGARQEAGRIGGIGSCGRELCCSAWVTSFVSVTTNSARYQEISLNPQKLAGQCGKLKCCLNYELDNYLDAQKDFPRSIIPLETKDGTAHHVKTDILKRVMWFSFDPHTIVNITAVPVERVKEILALNKKGEKVDFLVEPESTESIAQRGSNAEPDFHNVIGQDSITRFDTNKNQQKNRKHNRPQRRPINDNRKPNN from the coding sequence ATGACAAAACCATATAGTTCCGATTGCTGCCGAGGATGCGGCTATACCGAAAATGAGATTGGAGAGCTTGTAAGCACGCAAAAAGAGGGTTGTCACAAGTTGGCTATTCACGATTGGCTGAAGGATTTACCGGAAACGGGGAAGGAGTTCGACGTGGTAGAGGTTCGCTTTAAGAATACGCGAAAGGCATTCTATCGCAACGCTAACGAACTAAATTTGGAGCAAGGCGATATCGTAGCAGTGGAGGCATCTCCGGGTCACGATATTGGAATTGTTTCGCTCACAGGTGAACTTGTTCGTTTTCAGGCTTTAAAGTTTGGTGCAGATATGAGTGCACCTGATTTAAAAAAGGTATACCGCAAGGCAAAGGTCTTGGATATGCAAAAATGGGAAGAAGCCGTTGGGCTCGAGCACATTACGATGATCCGTTCGCGACAAATTGCCAATAGGCTTAAGTTGAATATGAAAATTGGTGATGTGGAATATCAAGGAGATAGAACAAAAGCTATCTTCTACTACATTGCCGACGAGCGTGTCGATTTTCGGGAACTCATTAAGTTATTGGCTGAGGAGTTTAAGGTTAGGATTGAGATGCGCCAAATTGGTGCTCGTCAAGAGGCTGGCCGCATTGGCGGTATTGGTTCTTGTGGACGGGAATTGTGCTGTTCGGCTTGGGTTACCAGCTTCGTATCCGTAACTACCAACTCGGCACGGTACCAAGAAATTTCACTGAATCCTCAAAAATTGGCTGGGCAGTGTGGAAAACTGAAGTGTTGCCTAAACTATGAGTTGGACAACTACCTCGATGCTCAAAAGGACTTTCCTCGGAGCATTATTCCTCTCGAAACGAAGGATGGAACAGCCCACCATGTAAAAACCGATATCTTAAAAAGAGTTATGTGGTTCAGTTTCGATCCACATACCATTGTAAATATTACGGCGGTTCCCGTTGAGAGGGTGAAAGAAATTTTAGCACTAAACAAGAAAGGTGAGAAAGTTGATTTCTTGGTTGAACCGGAATCTACCGAATCCATTGCACAACGGGGGTCGAATGCAGAACCCGATTTTCATAATGTAATAGGGCAGGATAGCATCACCCGTTTCGACACCAACAAGAATCAGCAGAAGAACAGAAAGCACAACCGACCACAAAGAAGACCGATCAATGACAACCGGAAGCCAAACAACTAG
- a CDS encoding MGMT family protein has protein sequence MEPNPLKSQSISKSNFFERVYEVTLLIPEGRVTSYGAIARYLGASRSARMVGWALNGSHTKPNFIPAHRVVNRVGLLTGQHHFPGCDTMQQMLEAEGVLVENSKVIDYQKHFWDPATELLL, from the coding sequence ATGGAACCAAACCCATTGAAGAGCCAATCCATTTCGAAGAGCAACTTCTTTGAGCGTGTGTATGAGGTAACTCTGCTTATTCCAGAAGGAAGGGTGACTTCGTATGGTGCAATTGCCCGCTATCTTGGTGCATCTCGATCGGCTCGAATGGTGGGATGGGCCCTTAATGGGAGCCATACAAAACCCAATTTTATTCCTGCACACCGAGTAGTTAACCGTGTAGGTTTGCTAACCGGGCAACACCATTTTCCAGGTTGCGACACTATGCAACAGATGCTAGAAGCCGAAGGAGTGTTGGTTGAGAATAGTAAGGTGATTGATTATCAAAAGCATTTTTGGGATCCGGCAACAGAACTATTGTTGTAG
- a CDS encoding lysylphosphatidylglycerol synthase transmembrane domain-containing protein: MKHISTTLKYLLFLSIGVALLYFAFKDMPLAKLWDGLKTANYYWVGVTVMLGVAAYISRAYRWNLLIESLGYKPRLLHTTSAVLVGYLANIAFPRLGEVTRCAMLHKSDKIPFDSLVGTVIVERAFDIFTLIILILVVAISKISLFGNFFSQHLIVPLSKSIGNNINIPTEYYIFSGLILLGLVVFGFLLREKFKHSTPVLKIKKAAVGVIVGLKTGYQMKRRKAFLFSTLVLWVSYWLMSWLIVFAIPETGSLGPLDGLFLLAAGSIGMAAPVQGGFGSFHLMLALALGLYGISWENGLIVATLSHESQALFAVILGIIGFYIIVFSVRKQKTTKE; the protein is encoded by the coding sequence TTGAAACATATATCTACAACCTTAAAATACCTACTGTTTCTATCAATAGGGGTTGCGCTACTATACTTCGCCTTCAAGGATATGCCCCTCGCCAAACTCTGGGATGGGTTGAAAACGGCCAACTACTATTGGGTCGGCGTTACTGTGATGCTTGGAGTTGCTGCATACATAAGCCGGGCATACCGATGGAATTTGCTCATTGAGTCACTTGGCTATAAACCTAGACTTTTGCATACCACCAGCGCTGTCCTTGTTGGATATCTTGCAAACATTGCCTTTCCTAGATTGGGAGAGGTAACTAGATGCGCCATGCTACATAAAAGCGATAAAATCCCCTTCGATTCATTGGTGGGAACAGTTATTGTAGAAAGAGCGTTTGATATTTTCACACTCATTATTCTCATTTTAGTTGTAGCTATATCGAAGATTAGCCTATTTGGAAATTTCTTTAGCCAACACCTGATTGTCCCACTATCGAAAAGTATTGGCAATAATATAAACATACCAACTGAATACTATATTTTTTCAGGTTTAATCCTTCTCGGCCTAGTTGTTTTTGGATTTCTGCTTCGAGAAAAGTTTAAGCATAGCACTCCTGTTTTAAAAATAAAGAAAGCGGCAGTGGGCGTTATTGTTGGGTTAAAAACCGGATACCAAATGAAAAGGAGAAAAGCGTTTCTATTCTCCACCTTGGTATTATGGGTCTCCTACTGGCTGATGTCCTGGTTAATCGTTTTTGCAATTCCAGAGACAGGTAGTCTGGGGCCGTTGGACGGGTTATTCTTACTGGCAGCAGGGAGCATTGGAATGGCCGCTCCGGTTCAAGGCGGATTTGGCTCCTTTCACTTAATGCTTGCCTTAGCACTAGGCCTATATGGTATATCATGGGAAAATGGCCTAATTGTAGCCACACTCTCCCATGAATCACAAGCTTTATTTGCCGTAATCCTCGGTATCATAGGATTCTACATTATCGTGTTTTCGGTTCGAAAGCAAAAAACAACTAAAGAGTAA
- the rfaE2 gene encoding D-glycero-beta-D-manno-heptose 1-phosphate adenylyltransferase, which translates to MEYLEHIKSKIVSLEGLACKRAYWNLKEQPVVFTNGCFDILHRGHIEYLSKAADLGKVMVIGLNSDSSVKRIKGESRPIQDEYTRALVLASLEFVSAVVLFDEDTPYELIKATQPDILVKGADYKHEDIVGYDIVTQRGGSVVTIEFVEGFSTTSIINKLNK; encoded by the coding sequence ATGGAATACTTAGAGCATATAAAAAGTAAAATTGTTTCGCTGGAAGGCTTAGCTTGTAAAAGGGCTTACTGGAACCTAAAGGAGCAACCGGTTGTATTCACCAATGGTTGCTTCGACATTCTTCATCGTGGTCATATTGAATACCTATCTAAGGCTGCTGACCTAGGGAAAGTAATGGTAATTGGGCTAAACAGTGATAGTTCCGTAAAGAGAATTAAAGGCGAGAGTAGGCCGATACAGGATGAATACACTCGCGCTCTTGTGCTCGCATCTCTTGAATTTGTAAGTGCAGTGGTGTTGTTCGACGAGGATACACCCTACGAGCTTATCAAGGCCACCCAACCCGATATTTTGGTAAAAGGTGCCGACTACAAGCACGAAGATATTGTTGGCTACGATATTGTAACCCAACGCGGGGGTAGCGTTGTAACCATTGAGTTTGTTGAAGGTTTTTCCACCACCTCAATAATAAATAAGCTTAACAAATAA
- a CDS encoding gliding motility lipoprotein GldH, whose product MTTGSQTTSLQLFFAICFSLTLFACDRNMVYEKIEDVPGSEWNATAPIDFVVPVDDTLTVQNILITIRNSSSYKYSNLFLFVTTTSPSGASVCDTVEVPMADDKGRWYGKGFSHSYDSRMPYKLMIKFPLKGDYKISLLQGMREETLSGIEKVGIRVEQSKIK is encoded by the coding sequence ATGACAACCGGAAGCCAAACAACTAGCCTACAACTTTTTTTTGCCATCTGTTTTTCGCTGACACTATTCGCTTGCGATAGGAACATGGTTTATGAGAAAATTGAAGATGTTCCGGGAAGCGAATGGAACGCTACAGCCCCAATTGACTTTGTAGTTCCAGTTGATGATACTCTCACCGTGCAGAATATCTTAATAACTATTCGCAATAGCAGCAGTTACAAATACAGCAATCTGTTTCTGTTTGTTACCACCACTTCGCCTTCTGGCGCATCGGTGTGTGATACGGTTGAGGTTCCGATGGCCGACGATAAAGGAAGATGGTATGGGAAAGGTTTTTCGCATTCCTACGATTCGCGAATGCCCTATAAGTTGATGATAAAGTTTCCGTTGAAGGGCGATTATAAGATTTCACTCCTTCAAGGAATGCGGGAAGAAACCCTTAGCGGTATTGAGAAGGTGGGGATTAGAGTTGAACAATCGAAGATTAAATAG
- a CDS encoding glycogen/starch synthase, translating to MKNARVLFISQEITPYLPESELSVIGRYLPQGIQDKGKEIRTFMPRFGSINERRNQLHEVIRLSGMNLIISDTDHPLIIKVASIQSARMQVYFIDNEDYFHRKNTVMEDDGTYFADNDERMIFFARGVLETVRKLRWVPDIVHCHGWFTAAAPLYVKKAFKEDPIFSHSKVVYSVYNDEYPETLAAGFKSKLLTEGVKGKDLELAVNSTWENITKLALQYSDAAIIGSQTINPNISSFLEQYNKPVLGFEGTDTYLDAYSNFYDELINTKSHGSTKK from the coding sequence ATGAAAAACGCTAGGGTTCTTTTCATTTCACAGGAGATTACACCTTATCTACCTGAGAGTGAATTATCAGTTATAGGTCGATATCTTCCACAGGGGATTCAGGATAAGGGGAAGGAAATCAGAACATTCATGCCTCGCTTTGGAAGCATAAATGAACGGAGAAACCAACTCCACGAAGTGATCCGATTGTCAGGTATGAATTTGATAATCAGCGATACTGATCACCCCTTAATTATTAAGGTTGCATCCATCCAATCGGCTAGGATGCAGGTTTACTTTATCGACAATGAGGATTATTTTCATCGGAAGAATACCGTAATGGAGGACGATGGTACCTACTTTGCCGACAACGATGAGCGAATGATCTTTTTTGCACGAGGAGTGCTGGAGACAGTTCGCAAACTGCGCTGGGTTCCGGACATTGTGCACTGTCACGGTTGGTTTACCGCCGCCGCCCCATTGTACGTTAAAAAAGCATTTAAGGAGGATCCCATTTTTTCTCATTCCAAGGTGGTTTACTCTGTTTATAACGACGAATATCCTGAAACGCTTGCCGCTGGCTTTAAGTCGAAATTGCTTACGGAAGGGGTTAAGGGTAAGGATCTGGAGTTAGCCGTAAATAGCACATGGGAGAATATCACCAAGTTAGCTCTGCAGTACTCCGATGCCGCCATTATTGGATCACAAACAATAAATCCAAACATTTCCAGTTTTCTTGAGCAGTACAACAAACCCGTTTTAGGATTTGAAGGTACGGATACATACCTGGATGCGTATTCAAACTTTTACGACGAATTAATCAACACAAAAAGTCATGGCTCAACAAAAAAATAG
- a CDS encoding NifU family protein gives MADLKQITERVQAAINIVRPYLQNDGGDISLIEVTEDMVAKVKLLGACGTCPYSLMTLKNGVEQAIRRDVPEIKEVVAVNEDM, from the coding sequence ATGGCCGATCTTAAACAGATTACAGAGAGAGTACAAGCCGCAATTAATATTGTTCGTCCATACTTACAGAATGATGGTGGCGACATTAGCCTAATTGAAGTTACTGAGGATATGGTAGCAAAGGTTAAGTTGTTGGGTGCATGTGGAACTTGTCCATACAGCTTAATGACTCTAAAAAACGGTGTGGAGCAGGCAATACGCCGCGATGTTCCCGAGATTAAGGAGGTTGTTGCGGTTAATGAAGATATGTAA
- a CDS encoding NAD(P)/FAD-dependent oxidoreductase, with the protein MKIAVVGFGAGAIGFIERIKNSKHEIHVFEKSKDIYSSSISGMRADGKLFVSSEMGGDMEIDLGLQKLLVDYYLSHTDSKLVETGSSFKNKTYFNQFYREGFQPISSDFYHIGTDQLKTVLYNIFEDFKKYKNIHFHFSHPIDDITIMDDRTQINQVGDFDLAVVAVGRSGHALINKMINKYPDLILDNTKVDLGVRLELPNHIVADLNKEMYEFKVRYKSKTGYVVRTFCNNPSGYVVTENYGDFTTVNGHAKIHDKSNNTNFAILTTLVLTEPFNDPIGYGSYIAKLSNLLAGENRVILQTYSHFKDSKRTKNLYRVQPTLPEENYILGDINLAFPRRIMESIIDFIEHLENVIPGVANNDNLIYAPEIKFYSNKLNNQLYPHLKVIGDCSGVTRSIIYATAHGYMLGEEILKEA; encoded by the coding sequence ATGAAGATTGCTGTTGTCGGTTTTGGCGCAGGCGCCATTGGGTTTATTGAACGGATCAAAAACTCTAAGCACGAGATTCATGTCTTCGAAAAAAGTAAGGACATCTATTCCTCCAGCATATCGGGCATGCGGGCCGATGGAAAACTCTTTGTATCGTCTGAGATGGGCGGAGATATGGAAATTGACCTAGGTTTACAGAAGTTACTAGTCGATTACTACCTCAGCCATACCGATAGCAAACTAGTAGAAACGGGTTCCTCGTTTAAGAATAAAACCTACTTCAATCAATTCTACCGTGAAGGGTTCCAACCCATCAGTTCCGACTTCTACCATATTGGAACCGATCAACTTAAAACAGTCTTATACAATATATTCGAAGACTTTAAGAAATACAAGAACATTCATTTCCATTTTAGCCATCCCATCGATGATATTACGATTATGGATGACCGTACTCAGATCAATCAGGTTGGTGATTTCGACCTCGCCGTTGTTGCGGTTGGGCGGAGCGGGCATGCGCTCATAAATAAGATGATAAACAAATACCCCGACCTAATACTCGATAACACGAAGGTTGATTTAGGAGTTCGACTAGAGCTGCCAAACCACATTGTGGCCGATCTAAATAAGGAAATGTATGAGTTTAAGGTTCGCTACAAGAGCAAAACGGGCTATGTAGTTCGAACATTTTGCAATAACCCGTCGGGGTATGTGGTAACGGAGAACTACGGTGACTTCACCACCGTAAATGGCCATGCGAAAATACACGATAAGAGCAACAACACCAACTTTGCAATCCTCACTACCCTCGTTCTAACCGAGCCCTTCAACGATCCGATTGGCTATGGCTCCTACATTGCCAAACTATCGAATCTGCTCGCTGGCGAAAACAGGGTAATTCTCCAGACATACAGCCACTTTAAGGATTCTAAACGGACAAAGAATCTATATCGAGTTCAGCCAACGCTGCCCGAAGAGAACTATATTTTGGGGGATATTAATTTAGCTTTCCCACGCCGAATAATGGAGAGCATTATTGATTTCATTGAGCATCTGGAAAATGTTATTCCCGGTGTAGCCAACAACGACAACCTCATTTACGCTCCCGAAATCAAATTTTACTCAAACAAGTTGAACAACCAACTTTACCCACACCTAAAAGTAATTGGTGATTGTTCGGGAGTTACTCGATCCATTATTTACGCCACGGCACATGGATATATGCTTGGTGAGGAAATTTTAAAAGAAGCGTAA